ACGACGGGACGTCCGTCATTTCGAAAAGCTGATCCGTAGTGAATGCCGCCTCTTTCAGTCCCGGAATAGGAGGGAACGCCAGGGAGCTTCCGGTAGCGACAATTATTGTCTTTGCCTCATAAACCGTGTCTTCCACAGCTATTTCCCGAGGGCCCTTTATCACGGCACGCCCCCGCAAAACCGACACGCCGTTGTTTTGAAGAAGTGCCTCCATGCCCATCCGGATGTCTGTCGCTACCCCATTTTTGCGATCGACAATAGCTTGCAGGTTTACCTGTTCGATGGCAGCCTGGATTCCGAACTCATGACCTTCGCGGATCAAGGCCAGGAGCGCTGCTGCACGCAACCATGTCTTGCTGGGGATGCATCCGGTGTTCACGCACGTGCCACCCATTTGGCCACATTCCACGAGGGCCACCTTTCCTCCGAGCTGAGACGCTCTGATAGCTGCTGCGTATCCTCCAGGTCCTCCGCCAATCACAATCACATCATACATATCGTTTCCCTCTATCGTCCCTCGTTGATAGTCAGGTCAGAATGAGAGCCGGCTGTTCGAGATAACCCGCGAGCAATCCCAGGAACTCACTTGCGGGTGCGCCATCGACGACTCGATGATCGATGGTGAGGCTGAGCCTCATCATGGATCGGATCGTTATCTCACCCTTGAGGACAACCGGCTTTTCCACCACGCGGCCGACTCCGAGAATTCCCGTCTCGGGCGGTCGCAAGATGGGAGTGAAATTGTCCACGTTCGATGCGCTCAGATTTGTAATCGTAAAGGTCCCGCCAGTCACATCTTCAACGCTAAGTGAGCTTGAGCGGGCTTTCTCAACAAGGGTACGCGCCTCTGCGGCAATTTGCAGGAGCCCTTTTTGGTCTGCTTCATGGAGCACCGTCACGATCAGACCGTCGGGAATGGCCACAGCTATCCCCATGCCGACTGAGTCGTGCAGGATGATTTCATCACCGATCTGGGTTGAGTTCATGATAGGAAAACGTTTCAAGGCACGGGAAGTCGCCAGGATGAGAACGTCATTGAGCGAAATCCTGACGGATTCATCCTTCTTGTAGATCTCTCTCACGAGGTTCTGAAAACGCAGCGAGTCGGTGACATCCACCTCGGTCATTAGAGTGAGTTGTGCAGTGTTCTGCAGGCTGGCGTGCATGTTATCTGCAATGGCTTTTCGCATGCCTGTCAGAGGAATGGTTTTGCCAGGCCCCGTCTTCTCCTCGATTACCGGCGTCTTCTGCTGGAGAGCTCGTTCCA
The sequence above is a segment of the Desulfomonile tiedjei DSM 6799 genome. Coding sequences within it:
- a CDS encoding dihydrolipoamide acetyltransferase family protein — translated: MSVHVTMPKLGMTMKTGKVSKWHKDEGDNVRKGEDLFEVETEKITNKVEAPVTGILFQIVVPAGAVVPVGAIVAVIAESGEQPERMEGTQTGDVTETKAAYAGAASRVEAEKPKEKGDILATPAAKRLAKDLGVDLALVTGTGAEGRIKEADVTRYHEEAQRRPRITPLAEAMANQAALDISTITGTGEGGKITKENVERALQQKTPVIEEKTGPGKTIPLTGMRKAIADNMHASLQNTAQLTLMTEVDVTDSLRFQNLVREIYKKDESVRISLNDVLILATSRALKRFPIMNSTQIGDEIILHDSVGMGIAVAIPDGLIVTVLHEADQKGLLQIAAEARTLVEKARSSSLSVEDVTGGTFTITNLSASNVDNFTPILRPPETGILGVGRVVEKPVVLKGEITIRSMMRLSLTIDHRVVDGAPASEFLGLLAGYLEQPALILT